The sequence CCAACCATCATTAATCAATGGGTGTGATAATATAGTTAATATAGACCAACATGCCATGTGTACTAAAGTGAGCAAGGCCTTCAGCAAGAGCTGTGTATTCAGTGATTATAAGAGTATACACACTGGAACAAGAAGTGATGCCTGTATTGAATCTCAGACTAACTTTGACCCAGACTCAAATCTCATGAAATTTCAGGGAACTCAATTTTCAGAGAAGCAGTCAGTAAGAAATAAACATGGGAAGTTCATTTCTCAAAGCTCATATCTCACTACATATCAGAGAATTTGTATTGGAGAGAAAGCTTGCCATTTTCGTGAGTGTGGCAAAGTTTTTAGCCAGGCTTCAAGAGTTACTCAATATCAACATCATCCTACCAGGAAGGAAGGATGCAAGTGTGAAGAATGTGCAAAAGTCTGTAATCAGTCATTAAATCTACGAAGAGATACGAAAAAACCAACTGGAGGGAAACCTGACAAATGTGAAGAATCTACATGGCATTCAGCCTTTACTAGACATCATGTAATTCATACTGCAGAGAAGCCtcacaaatgtacagaatgtggcaaagcctttagACGGCGTGCATGTCTTTCTgagcatcagagaattcatattGCAGAGAAGCCttacaaatgtacagaatgtggcaaagcctttagATGGCGATCGCATCTTTTTgagcatcagagaattcatactgcaGAGAAGACTTataaatgtacagaatgtggtAAATCCTTTCCTTGTCATTCTCATCTTACTCAGCATCTGGGTTCTCATTCTGGAGAGAAGCCacacaaatgtacagaatgtggcaaagcctttaaTCGCCATTCTCATCTTACTGAGCATCTGAGATgtcatactggagagaagcctcACAAATGTACAGAGTGTGGCAAAGCCTTTAATCGGCATTCTCATCTTACTCAGCATCTGAATTCTCATGCTGGAGCGAAGCCTTACAGATGTGCAGAATGTGGTAAAGCCTTTAATCGGCATTCATCTCTTTCTCAGCATCTGAgatctcatactggagagaagcctcacaaatgtaaggaatgtgggaaagcctttcaTTGGCCTTCATCTCTTACTCGGCATCTGAGTTCTCATACTGGAGAAAAGCCTCACAAATGTacggaatgtgggaaagcctttaatCGCCATTCTCATCTTACTGAGCATCAGAgatctcatactggagagaagcctcacaaatgtacagaatgtggcaaagcctttaaTCGGCATTCTCATCTTACTCAGCATCTGAATTCTCATGCTGGAGTGAAGCCTTACAGATGTGCAGAATGTGATAAAGCCTTTAATCGGCATTCATCTCTTACTCAGCATCTGAGATCTCATACTGGTGAGAAGCCtcacaaatgtacagaatgtggcaaagcctttaaTCAGCATTCTCATCTTACTCAGCATCTGAGTTCTCATACTGGAAAGAAGCCtcacaaatgtacagaatgtggcaaagcctttcaTTCACCTTCATCTCTTACTCGGCATCTGAGTTCTCATACTGGTGAGAAGCCtcacaaatgtacagaatgtggcaaagcctttaaTCGGCATTCACATCTTACTGAGCATCAGAgatctcatactggagagaagcctcACAAATGTACAGAGTGTGGAAAAGCCTTTAATCGCCATTCTCATCTTACTGAGCATCTGAATTCTCATGCTGGAGTGAAGCCTTACAgatgtacagaatgtggcaaagctTTTAAACGGCATTCTCATCTTACTCAGCATCTGAGTTCTCATACTGGTGAGAAGCCtcacaaatgtacagaatgtggcaaagcctttaaTTGGCATTCATCTCTTACTCAGCATCTGAGttctcatactggagagaagccttatgaatgtaaggaatgtgggaaagcctttcaTTCGCCTTCATCTCTTACTCGGCATCTGAGttctcatactggagagaagcttcacaaatgtacagaatgtgggaAATCCTTTCATTGGCATTCATCTCTTATTCGGCATCTGAGttctcatactggagagaagcctcacaaatgtacagaatgtggcaaagcctttaaTCGCCATTCTTATCTTACTGAGCATCTGAATTCTCATGCTGAAGTGAAGCCTTACAGATGTACAGAATGTGGTAAAGCCTTTAATCGCCATTCTCATCTTACTGAGCATCTGAGttctcatactggagagaagcctcacaaatgtacagaatgtgggaAATTCTTTCATTGGCATTCTCAACTTACTCAGCATCTGAgatctcatactggagagaagcctcACAAATGTACggaatgtgggaaagcttttCATTGGCCTTCATCTCTTACTCGGCATCTGAGttctcatactggagagaagcctcacaaatgtacagaatgtggcaaagcctttaaTCAGCATTCTCATCTTACTCAGCATCTGAATTCTCATGCTGGAGTGAATCCTCACAAATGTATAGAATGTGGCAAAGCTTTTAATCAACATTCATCTCTTACTCAGCATCTGAGATCTCATACTGGAGTGAAGCCctacaaatgtacagaatgtggcaaagcctttaaTCGCCATTCTCATCTTACTGAGCATCTGCgatctcatactggagagaagcctcACAAATGTACAGAGTGTGGAAAAGCCTTTAATCGCCATTCTCATCTTACCGAGCATCTGAATTCTCATGCTGGAGTGAAGCCTTACAgatgtacagaatgtggcaaagctTTTAATTGGCATTCTCATCTAACTCGGCATCAGAGATCTCATTCTGGAGAGAAGTCttaaaaatgtacagaatgtggcaaagcctttgGTCAGCAGTCAGGTTTTAATCAGTATTGGTGAcctcacactggagagaagccttacAAAATGTACAGACTATGACAAAACTTTTAAGTGCCATGCAAGCCTTACTCAGCATCAGGGTATCCATCCTGGGTCAAAACCATACAATTGTAATCAATGTGACAAAGCCTttaccttttttgtcttttttattttttatttttctagggccacacctgtgacatatggaggttccca comes from Phacochoerus africanus isolate WHEZ1 chromosome 10, ROS_Pafr_v1, whole genome shotgun sequence and encodes:
- the LOC125138102 gene encoding LOW QUALITY PROTEIN: zinc finger protein 11-like (The sequence of the model RefSeq protein was modified relative to this genomic sequence to represent the inferred CDS: deleted 1 base in 1 codon; substituted 2 bases at 2 genomic stop codons), with the translated sequence MLLGKYESSPVVTFDVIIGSEGKGACEGQEGCYDAHAPTGTFIHKENVTAKRDQGCKSNCGKLHFKSVPLAEKYIFVSKDPCYLLKHRSSLKGNLENQDDPIDSTTNDDAKDECMLGRNIHSNIYEHQRFQNGGKPPQSDQIGRSNSKGSSIFNQQIFPHCSDIPNVDTNGGVLIQPSLINGCDNIVNIDQHAMCTKVSKAFSKSCVFSDYKSIHTGTRSDACIESQTNFDPDSNLMKFQGTQFSEKQSVRNKHGKFISQSSYLTTYQRICIGEKACHFRECGKVFSQASRVTQYQHHPTRKEGCKCEECAKVCNQSLNLRRDTKKPTGGKPDKCEESTWHSAFTRHHVIHTAEKPHKCTECGKAFRRRACLSEHQRIHIAEKPYKCTECGKAFRWRSHLFEHQRIHTAEKTYKCTECGKSFPCHSHLTQHLGSHSGEKPHKCTECGKAFNRHSHLTEHLRCHTGEKPHKCTECGKAFNRHSHLTQHLNSHAGAKPYRCAECGKAFNRHSSLSQHLRSHTGEKPHKCKECGKAFHWPSSLTRHLSSHTGEKPHKCTECGKAFNRHSHLTEHQRSHTGEKPHKCTECGKAFNRHSHLTQHLNSHAGVKPYRCAECDKAFNRHSSLTQHLRSHTGEKPHKCTECGKAFNQHSHLTQHLSSHTGKKPHKCTECGKAFHSPSSLTRHLSSHTGEKPHKCTECGKAFNRHSHLTEHQRSHTGEKPHKCTECGKAFNRHSHLTEHLNSHAGVKPYRCTECGKAFKRHSHLTQHLSSHTGEKPHKCTECGKAFNWHSSLTQHLSSHTGEKPYECKECGKAFHSPSSLTRHLSSHTGEKLHKCTECGKSFHWHSSLIRHLSSHTGEKPHKCTECGKAFNRHSYLTEHLNSHAEVKPYRCTECGKAFNRHSHLTEHLSSHTGEKPHKCTECGKFFHWHSQLTQHLRSHTGEKPHKCTECGKAFHWPSSLTRHLSSHTGEKPHKCTECGKAFNQHSHLTQHLNSHAGVNPHKCIECGKAFNQHSSLTQHLRSHTGVKPYKCTECGKAFNRHSHLTEHLRSHTGEKPHKCTECGKAFNRHSHLTEHLNSHAGVKPYRCTECGKAFNWHSHLTRHQRSHSGEKSXKCTECGKAFGQQSGFNQYWXPHTGEKPYKCTDYDKTFKCHASLTQHQGIHPGSKPYNCNQCDKAFKQHSVLSRYQEIHTGEKLYRCGGKSCQCNM